In a single window of the Xylanimonas protaetiae genome:
- a CDS encoding LacI family DNA-binding transcriptional regulator has protein sequence MTSLTLEPPPDRGATIAQIAQELGVSVPTVSKVLNGRSDVAAETRARVEEALERHHYQRRKAAPPQAGTGLIDLVFHRLGSSWSMEIIRGVEDTAAAGRLSVILSELGGVHRLPRTWLDATLLRPPLGVLTVSSRLTPAQQRQLERRGIPFVVIDTDGEPTPDVHTVGSDNWNGGLIATRHLLALGHRRIAAVSGPADMLCSRARLDGFRSAHAEAGVAMDDDLILPGNFYVESGYRAAHDLLTRADRPTAIFAGSDMAALGVLRAAHELGLNVPRDVSVVGYDDLSLAAWATPALTTVRQPLAEMGAMATGMLIDLIEGRQPSTRRINLATELVVRESTTAPA, from the coding sequence ATGACGTCACTCACGCTGGAACCTCCGCCGGACCGCGGGGCGACCATCGCGCAGATCGCGCAGGAGCTCGGGGTCTCCGTGCCCACGGTGTCGAAGGTGCTCAACGGGCGCTCCGACGTCGCGGCCGAGACGCGCGCCCGCGTCGAGGAAGCACTCGAGCGCCACCACTACCAGCGCCGCAAGGCGGCGCCCCCGCAGGCCGGCACGGGGCTGATCGACCTCGTGTTCCACCGGCTCGGCTCGTCGTGGTCGATGGAGATCATCCGCGGCGTCGAGGACACCGCGGCCGCGGGCCGCCTGAGCGTGATCCTGTCCGAGCTCGGCGGCGTCCACCGCCTCCCCCGGACGTGGCTCGACGCGACGCTGCTGCGACCGCCGCTGGGCGTCCTCACCGTGTCGTCGCGCCTGACGCCCGCGCAGCAGCGCCAGCTCGAACGTCGCGGCATCCCGTTCGTCGTCATCGACACCGACGGCGAGCCGACGCCGGACGTCCACACCGTCGGCTCCGACAACTGGAACGGCGGCCTCATCGCCACCCGGCACCTGCTGGCCCTCGGCCACCGGCGCATCGCCGCCGTGAGCGGCCCGGCCGACATGCTGTGCTCGCGCGCGCGCCTCGACGGTTTCCGGTCCGCGCACGCCGAGGCCGGCGTGGCGATGGACGACGACCTCATCCTGCCCGGCAACTTCTACGTCGAGTCGGGGTACCGCGCCGCCCACGACCTGCTCACGCGCGCCGACCGCCCGACGGCGATCTTCGCGGGCTCGGACATGGCCGCGCTCGGCGTGCTGCGCGCGGCCCACGAGCTGGGCCTCAACGTCCCCCGCGACGTCTCCGTCGTCGGCTACGACGACCTGTCGCTCGCCGCGTGGGCGACGCCGGCCCTCACGACGGTGCGCCAGCCGCTCGCCGAGATGGGCGCGATGGCCACGGGCATGCTCATCGACCTCATCGAGGGGCGGCAGCCCTCGACGCGGCGCATCAACCTCGCGACCGAGCTCGTGGTGCGGGAGTCGACGACGGCGCCCGCCTGA
- a CDS encoding ABC transporter substrate-binding protein produces MKRTRFSAVAAAAAVTVASLALAACSGPSVGAASDDASTSPSAATGGPDFTGVTPAKKITFWSSNPGGSGDVTQEIIDAFTAKTGIEVELVPAASYEDVAQKFQAAQAGGGLPDVLTLSDVWWYRYYLNDQIIPLGNALEAAKADTDDYLPVFYGDYQYDGEQWAVPFARSTPLFYYNKAQWAAAGLPDRGPATWQEFAEWAPKLAAVNGGKPAFEWPDIAGYAGWIAQDLLWGWGGSWSAKDSFDVTADSAKSVEALQFLQDSIYTDKWAAQAAKDAGADLAAGGTSATIASSGSFAGIQKTLDSAGNPFELGAAPLPGGPAASDGVSPTGGTGVAIPKGIPAANQLAAAEFIAFLTNPENTVKFSGATGYIPVDKSADTTALRAAKPVIGVAIDQADATRSQDWARVFLPGGDQAMNSAIQSIATQQVPVKDAMTDLKGKLEQIYTTQVEPNLK; encoded by the coding sequence ATGAAGCGAACCCGCTTCTCCGCCGTCGCGGCCGCGGCCGCGGTCACGGTGGCCTCGCTCGCGCTCGCCGCCTGCTCGGGCCCCAGCGTGGGCGCCGCCTCCGACGACGCGTCGACCAGCCCCTCCGCCGCGACCGGCGGCCCGGACTTCACCGGCGTGACGCCGGCCAAGAAGATCACCTTCTGGTCATCCAACCCCGGCGGGTCGGGCGACGTCACCCAGGAGATCATCGACGCGTTCACCGCGAAGACCGGCATCGAGGTCGAGCTCGTCCCGGCCGCGAGCTACGAGGACGTCGCCCAGAAGTTCCAGGCCGCGCAGGCCGGCGGCGGCCTGCCCGACGTGCTCACGCTCTCGGACGTCTGGTGGTACCGCTACTACCTGAACGACCAGATCATCCCGCTCGGCAACGCGCTCGAGGCCGCCAAGGCCGACACCGACGACTACCTGCCGGTCTTCTACGGCGACTACCAGTACGACGGCGAGCAGTGGGCCGTGCCGTTCGCCCGCTCGACGCCGCTCTTCTACTACAACAAGGCGCAGTGGGCGGCCGCCGGCCTGCCCGACCGCGGCCCGGCCACCTGGCAGGAGTTCGCCGAGTGGGCCCCGAAGCTGGCCGCCGTCAACGGGGGCAAGCCAGCCTTCGAGTGGCCGGACATCGCCGGCTACGCGGGCTGGATCGCCCAGGACCTCCTGTGGGGCTGGGGCGGCTCCTGGTCGGCGAAGGACTCGTTCGACGTCACCGCGGACTCCGCGAAGTCGGTCGAGGCGCTGCAGTTCCTCCAGGACTCGATCTACACGGACAAGTGGGCCGCGCAGGCCGCCAAGGACGCGGGCGCGGACCTCGCCGCGGGTGGTACGTCGGCCACGATCGCGTCGTCGGGCTCCTTCGCGGGCATCCAGAAGACGCTCGACTCCGCGGGCAACCCGTTCGAGCTCGGTGCCGCGCCGCTGCCCGGCGGCCCCGCCGCGTCCGACGGCGTCAGCCCCACGGGCGGCACCGGCGTCGCGATCCCGAAGGGCATCCCGGCCGCGAACCAGCTCGCGGCCGCCGAGTTCATCGCGTTCCTGACGAACCCGGAGAACACCGTGAAGTTCTCGGGCGCCACGGGCTACATCCCCGTGGACAAGTCGGCCGACACGACCGCGCTGCGCGCGGCGAAGCCGGTCATCGGCGTCGCCATCGACCAGGCGGACGCGACGCGCTCGCAGGACTGGGCCCGCGTGTTCCTGCCCGGTGGCGACCAGGCCATGAACAGCGCGATCCAGTCGATCGCCACCCAGCAGGTGCCCGTCAAGGACGCGATGACGGACCTCAAGGGCAAGCTCGAGCAGATCTACACGACCCAGGTCGAGCCGAACCTCAAGTGA
- a CDS encoding HAD hydrolase-like protein: MHLVLLDLDGTLMDSAPGITASAAHAYRRLGLPVPDAAALRSFVGPPIGDSLLAHGVPAARVPEGIAAYREMFRETGMWDNAVFDGIPAQLERLRAAGCTLAVATSKPEVFAVPIAERFGLAPLVDAVFGAPLDESGSKAQVIGTALAALGWSGGPALMVGDRVYDVVGAREHGIRTLGVSWGYPTGDELAQAGAVRVIDHVADLAETALELLGR, translated from the coding sequence GTGCACCTCGTCCTGCTCGACCTCGACGGCACCCTCATGGACTCGGCGCCCGGCATCACGGCGTCGGCGGCCCATGCCTACCGCCGGCTCGGCCTGCCGGTGCCGGACGCCGCGGCCCTCCGGTCGTTCGTCGGCCCGCCGATCGGCGACTCGCTGCTCGCGCACGGCGTCCCGGCCGCCCGCGTGCCGGAGGGCATCGCGGCGTACCGCGAGATGTTCCGCGAGACGGGCATGTGGGACAACGCCGTGTTCGACGGGATCCCCGCCCAGCTGGAGCGGCTCCGCGCGGCGGGCTGCACGCTCGCCGTCGCGACGTCGAAGCCCGAGGTGTTCGCGGTGCCGATCGCGGAGCGGTTCGGCCTGGCCCCGCTGGTCGACGCCGTCTTCGGCGCCCCGCTCGACGAGAGCGGCTCGAAGGCGCAGGTGATCGGCACGGCGCTCGCGGCGCTCGGCTGGTCGGGCGGCCCGGCACTCATGGTCGGCGACCGCGTGTACGACGTCGTCGGCGCGCGCGAGCACGGCATCCGCACGCTCGGGGTCTCGTGGGGCTACCCGACGGGCGACGAGCTCGCGCAGGCGGGCGCGGTGCGGGTCATCGACCACGTCGCGGACCTCGCCGAGACCGCCCTCGAGCTGCTGGGCCGCTAG
- a CDS encoding carbohydrate ABC transporter permease, producing MTATLPVAGRRAPRGRRLLTDLAGGYLPLVVATLIVALPLVWMVIGSLKTPGEVVTQRLVLFPAHPSLDAYTTASDQIDFRQLFLNSTIVTVVGATIKVLLALTTAYALVFVQFPFKRFIFAVILVALMVPAQVSLIPNYTLIAALGGVNTYWGIILPGLGTAFGTFLLRQQFLSLPKELVEAAEMDGAGHLTRLFRVIVPVSTPTIATVALVTVVNEWNDYLWPLVVTSSARMMTLPVGLTLLRNSEGDVSAYPVLMAGAVVVIVPVLILFAFLQRYIVAGLTQGAVR from the coding sequence GTGACCGCAACCCTCCCCGTCGCGGGACGGCGGGCGCCGCGCGGCCGCCGCCTGCTGACCGACCTGGCGGGCGGCTACCTGCCGCTCGTGGTCGCGACCCTCATCGTGGCGCTGCCGCTCGTCTGGATGGTCATCGGCTCGCTCAAGACGCCCGGCGAGGTGGTCACCCAGCGCCTGGTCCTGTTCCCCGCCCACCCGTCGCTCGACGCGTACACGACGGCGTCGGACCAGATCGACTTCCGGCAGCTCTTCCTGAACTCGACGATCGTCACCGTGGTGGGCGCGACCATCAAGGTGCTGCTCGCGCTCACGACCGCCTACGCGCTCGTGTTCGTGCAGTTCCCGTTCAAGCGGTTCATCTTCGCGGTGATCCTCGTGGCGCTCATGGTGCCCGCGCAGGTCTCGCTCATCCCCAACTACACGCTCATCGCGGCGCTCGGTGGCGTCAACACGTACTGGGGCATCATCCTGCCCGGGCTCGGCACGGCCTTCGGCACGTTCCTGCTCCGCCAGCAGTTCCTCTCCCTGCCCAAGGAGCTCGTCGAGGCGGCCGAGATGGACGGCGCGGGGCACCTGACCCGGCTCTTCCGCGTCATCGTCCCGGTCAGCACGCCGACGATCGCGACCGTCGCGCTCGTGACGGTCGTGAACGAGTGGAACGACTACCTCTGGCCGCTCGTCGTGACGAGCTCCGCCCGCATGATGACCCTCCCCGTGGGCCTCACCCTGCTGCGCAACAGCGAGGGGGACGTCAGCGCCTATCCCGTCCTCATGGCCGGCGCCGTCGTGGTCATCGTGCCCGTCCTGATCCTGTTCGCCTTCCTCCAGCGCTACATCGTGGCCGGCCTCACCCAGGGTGCGGTGCGGTAG
- a CDS encoding extracellular solute-binding protein has protein sequence MKNIRRSSAAVATVATLALALTACSSGGDNDAAANDTPAASPSAEELIKPEQSVGAMEDFKVGTTFKATEPVDFSLMYRDHPNYPVKEDWEFFTALKANQNVSFTRTDIPLSDWDNKRALLFGAGDFPDITSVMYPGQESQFVASGALLPVSDYLQYMPNFSDKVEKWGLSGELDALRQSDGKFYLLPGLREVPDVQYTVCPNDDMWKAAGITEDPKTWDEFAADLKKVKDANPTIKFAMSERWNTSSNWGPLGALMQTMGPTFNTVGGWGYAPTSFNKKDGKFELTATSAGTKDMVTYLAGLVSDGLLDPQITQDDDTANAKFLNGESATISCNTQGITNDIRKKAADTGKTINTHLMVIPGGPAGNVIAGSRLAQGVVLNADVAEKPYFKALLQFVDWLYFSDEGIEFAVWGDANTFTKDASGARVLNADINGNNQNPDGAKKLQADFGFYNGVFMAGTGSTADLVQSTMNDEIRGWTKTIIDGSDLRPANPPTPMDADTREALALLETQVHDAAQTGIASFITGEKPLSDWDAFVSQLDGLGGSQIVDDYNTAYQAAKK, from the coding sequence ATGAAGAACATCCGCAGGAGCTCGGCTGCGGTGGCGACGGTCGCCACTCTCGCCCTGGCCCTGACCGCCTGCTCGTCCGGCGGGGACAACGACGCCGCGGCGAACGACACGCCCGCCGCGTCGCCCTCGGCCGAGGAGCTCATCAAGCCGGAGCAGTCCGTCGGCGCCATGGAGGACTTCAAGGTCGGCACGACCTTCAAGGCCACCGAGCCCGTGGACTTCTCGCTGATGTACCGCGACCACCCGAACTACCCGGTGAAGGAGGACTGGGAGTTCTTCACCGCGCTCAAGGCGAACCAGAACGTCTCGTTCACCCGCACCGACATCCCGCTGTCCGACTGGGACAACAAGCGCGCGCTGCTCTTCGGCGCCGGCGACTTCCCGGACATCACCTCGGTCATGTACCCGGGCCAGGAGTCGCAGTTCGTCGCCTCCGGTGCGCTCCTGCCGGTCTCCGACTACCTCCAGTACATGCCGAACTTCTCGGACAAGGTCGAGAAGTGGGGCCTGTCGGGCGAGCTCGACGCCCTGCGCCAGTCCGACGGCAAGTTCTACCTGCTGCCCGGCCTGCGCGAGGTCCCGGACGTCCAGTACACCGTGTGCCCGAACGACGACATGTGGAAGGCCGCCGGCATCACGGAGGACCCGAAGACGTGGGACGAGTTCGCCGCTGACCTGAAGAAGGTCAAGGACGCCAACCCGACCATCAAGTTCGCGATGTCCGAGCGCTGGAACACCTCGTCGAACTGGGGCCCGCTGGGCGCCCTCATGCAGACCATGGGCCCGACCTTCAACACCGTGGGCGGCTGGGGCTACGCGCCGACGTCGTTCAACAAGAAGGACGGCAAGTTCGAGCTGACGGCCACGTCGGCCGGCACCAAGGACATGGTCACCTACCTGGCCGGCCTGGTCTCCGACGGCCTGCTCGACCCGCAGATCACGCAGGACGACGACACCGCGAACGCCAAGTTCCTCAACGGCGAGTCGGCCACGATCTCCTGCAACACGCAGGGCATCACGAACGACATCCGCAAGAAGGCCGCTGACACCGGCAAGACGATCAACACGCACCTCATGGTCATCCCCGGCGGCCCCGCCGGGAACGTGATCGCCGGCTCGCGTCTCGCCCAGGGTGTCGTGCTCAACGCCGACGTCGCCGAGAAGCCGTACTTCAAGGCGCTGCTGCAGTTCGTCGACTGGCTGTACTTCTCCGACGAGGGCATCGAGTTCGCCGTGTGGGGCGACGCCAACACCTTCACCAAGGACGCCTCGGGCGCCCGCGTGCTCAACGCCGACATCAACGGCAACAACCAGAACCCGGACGGCGCCAAGAAGCTCCAGGCCGACTTCGGCTTCTACAACGGCGTGTTCATGGCCGGCACCGGTTCGACCGCCGACCTGGTCCAGTCGACCATGAACGACGAGATCCGTGGCTGGACCAAGACCATCATCGACGGCTCGGACCTGCGTCCGGCGAACCCGCCGACCCCGATGGACGCGGACACCCGTGAGGCCCTGGCCCTCCTGGAGACCCAGGTCCACGACGCCGCGCAGACGGGCATCGCCTCGTTCATCACCGGTGAGAAGCCGCTGAGCGACTGGGACGCGTTCGTCAGCCAGCTCGACGGCCTCGGCGGCTCGCAGATCGTCGACGACTACAACACGGCCTACCAGGCGGCCAAGAAGTAG
- a CDS encoding ABC transporter permease yields MAHQNEVVDLATTGVSSGTSLAAAGAGPGHRVEQKLRNTNTWGTALRRDWRLYTFVVVPILFLLVFRYAPMFGNIIAFRKFRPGGSPLGEEWSGFHYFEMFLTNGQFWTVFWNTVILGGLWLLIGFPLPIILALLLNEVRSRKFKRTVQTVTYLPHFLSIVIVAGIVFQLTNADGTINQILHFFHVEPITFMQKPEWFRSVYIVSEAWQTVGWGTILYLAALTTIDDQLYEAARIDGANRWKQTWHITLPGIRPTIMVLLILNIGSFMAVGFEKVYLLQNPTIYSTADVITTYLFRVGVNSGQYSYATAIGLFEAVIGLVLVLSANFTSRRLVGSSLW; encoded by the coding sequence GTGGCGCATCAGAACGAGGTGGTCGACCTCGCGACGACGGGGGTGAGCTCGGGGACGAGCCTCGCTGCCGCCGGCGCAGGTCCCGGGCACCGAGTGGAGCAGAAGCTCCGCAACACGAACACGTGGGGCACCGCCCTGCGCCGGGACTGGCGGCTGTACACCTTCGTGGTGGTGCCGATCCTGTTCCTGCTGGTGTTCCGGTACGCGCCGATGTTCGGAAACATCATCGCGTTCCGGAAGTTCCGGCCGGGCGGCAGCCCCCTCGGCGAGGAGTGGAGCGGCTTCCACTACTTCGAGATGTTCCTGACGAACGGCCAGTTCTGGACCGTCTTCTGGAACACCGTGATCCTGGGCGGCCTGTGGCTGCTCATCGGGTTCCCGCTGCCGATCATCCTCGCGCTCCTCCTCAACGAGGTCCGCTCGCGCAAGTTCAAGCGCACGGTGCAGACGGTCACGTACCTGCCGCACTTCCTGTCGATCGTGATCGTCGCGGGCATCGTGTTCCAGCTCACCAACGCCGACGGCACGATCAACCAGATCCTGCACTTCTTCCACGTCGAGCCGATCACGTTCATGCAGAAGCCGGAGTGGTTCCGCTCGGTCTACATCGTCTCCGAGGCCTGGCAGACGGTGGGCTGGGGAACGATCCTCTACCTCGCCGCGCTGACCACGATCGACGACCAGCTCTACGAGGCCGCCCGGATCGACGGCGCCAACCGGTGGAAGCAGACCTGGCACATCACGCTCCCGGGTATCCGCCCGACGATCATGGTGCTGCTCATCCTCAACATCGGCTCGTTCATGGCCGTCGGGTTCGAGAAGGTCTACCTCCTGCAGAACCCCACCATCTACTCGACCGCCGACGTGATCACCACGTACCTCTTCCGGGTGGGCGTCAACTCCGGCCAGTACTCGTACGCGACGGCCATCGGCCTCTTCGAGGCAGTGATCGGCCTTGTCCTCGTTCTTTCCGCGAACTTCACGTCGCGCCGACTGGTGGGATCTTCGCTGTGGTGA
- a CDS encoding carbohydrate ABC transporter permease, with product MVTDFDTAPDIAHVRSSLTQIKPTPGTVAFRVFNTIFLTLLSLVTIYPFVNLVAKAFSSDGEIAAGHVNLWPRGFTTTTFHFVLTDPMFWLNYRNTLVYTVLGTVIAMAITTTFAYAISRPNLRGRGFFVGIAVFTMFFGGGLIPNYILVTQWLHMRNTIWAIVLPGALSVFNLLVMKSFFENFPTELEEAASLDGLSTYGVFFRVVMPLSKAVLATMTLFYAVGAWNSWFGAFLYLDDKTKFPVMMYLRNLIAGATGSVDIAGNANDAVQIGQNIQSVTMLLTVLPIVCVYPFVQKYFVSGVMLGSVKG from the coding sequence GTGGTGACCGACTTTGACACCGCCCCGGACATCGCGCATGTCCGTTCCTCGCTCACGCAGATCAAGCCCACGCCGGGCACGGTCGCGTTCCGCGTCTTCAACACGATCTTCCTGACGCTGCTCTCGCTGGTGACGATCTACCCGTTCGTCAACCTGGTCGCCAAGGCGTTCTCGTCCGACGGCGAGATCGCCGCCGGGCACGTCAACCTGTGGCCTCGCGGCTTCACGACGACGACGTTCCACTTCGTGCTGACCGACCCGATGTTCTGGCTGAACTACCGCAACACGCTCGTGTACACGGTGCTCGGCACCGTGATCGCCATGGCGATCACGACGACGTTCGCCTACGCGATCAGCCGCCCGAACCTGCGCGGCCGCGGGTTCTTCGTCGGCATCGCCGTGTTCACGATGTTCTTCGGCGGCGGCCTGATCCCGAACTACATCCTGGTCACGCAGTGGCTGCACATGCGCAACACCATCTGGGCGATCGTCCTGCCCGGTGCGCTGAGCGTGTTCAACCTGCTGGTGATGAAGTCGTTCTTCGAGAACTTCCCCACGGAGCTCGAGGAAGCCGCGTCGCTCGACGGCCTGTCCACCTACGGCGTGTTCTTCCGCGTCGTGATGCCGCTGTCGAAGGCCGTCCTGGCGACCATGACCCTCTTCTATGCCGTCGGTGCGTGGAACAGCTGGTTCGGCGCCTTCCTCTACCTCGACGACAAGACCAAGTTCCCCGTGATGATGTACCTGCGAAACCTCATCGCCGGCGCCACGGGATCCGTGGACATCGCGGGTAACGCGAACGACGCCGTGCAGATCGGCCAGAACATCCAGTCGGTGACCATGCTGCTCACCGTCCTGCCGATCGTCTGCGTCTACCCGTTCGTCCAGAAGTACTTCGTCTCGGGCGTGATGCTCGGTTCCGTCAAGGGCTGA
- a CDS encoding NAD-dependent epimerase/dehydratase family protein — MTSRNPKSVLFVGGSGIISHASVARAVEQGHRVTLLNRGKSSQRPLPDDVETLVADATDHDAVDAVLAGRDFDVVAQFRAFGTDHVARDVARFTGRTGQYVFISSASAYQKPVGRLPITESTPLVNPFWQYSRDKIACEDLLVRELRENGFPATIVRPSHTYDRTLIPTLGGWTDVARLRAGKPVVVHGDGTTQWTLTHTEDFAVGFVGLLGNPLAVGDTFQITGTHAPTWDQIYTWLAAAAGVDAPDLVHVASETIDRVLPEDGPGLLGDKAHSVVFDCSKVTALVPEFGTTITYDEAAFEQVAWYDAHPEAQRVDARQDAGFDRLVAHARSV, encoded by the coding sequence ATGACCTCCCGCAACCCGAAGTCCGTCCTGTTCGTCGGCGGCAGCGGCATCATCAGCCACGCGAGCGTCGCTCGCGCCGTCGAGCAGGGCCACCGCGTCACGCTGCTCAACCGCGGCAAGTCCTCCCAGCGCCCCCTGCCCGACGACGTCGAGACCCTCGTCGCCGACGCCACCGACCACGACGCCGTGGACGCCGTGCTGGCCGGGCGCGACTTCGACGTCGTCGCCCAGTTCCGCGCGTTCGGCACCGACCACGTGGCCCGCGACGTCGCGCGCTTCACCGGCCGGACCGGCCAGTACGTGTTCATCTCCAGCGCGTCGGCGTACCAGAAGCCCGTCGGACGCCTGCCCATCACGGAGTCGACGCCGCTGGTCAACCCGTTCTGGCAGTACTCGCGCGACAAGATCGCGTGCGAGGACCTGCTGGTCCGCGAGCTGCGCGAGAACGGGTTCCCGGCCACGATCGTGCGCCCGTCGCACACGTACGACCGCACGCTCATCCCCACCCTGGGCGGCTGGACCGACGTCGCCCGCCTGCGCGCGGGCAAGCCCGTCGTCGTGCACGGGGACGGCACCACGCAGTGGACGCTGACGCACACGGAGGACTTCGCGGTCGGCTTCGTCGGCCTGCTCGGCAACCCGCTCGCCGTCGGCGACACCTTCCAGATCACGGGCACGCACGCTCCTACCTGGGACCAGATCTACACGTGGCTGGCGGCCGCGGCCGGCGTCGACGCCCCGGACCTCGTGCACGTCGCGAGCGAGACGATCGACCGCGTGCTGCCCGAGGACGGCCCGGGCCTGCTGGGCGACAAGGCGCACTCCGTGGTGTTCGACTGCTCGAAGGTCACGGCGCTCGTGCCCGAGTTCGGCACGACGATCACGTACGACGAGGCCGCGTTCGAGCAGGTCGCCTGGTACGACGCCCACCCGGAGGCGCAGCGGGTCGACGCGCGGCAGGACGCCGGCTTCGACCGGCTCGTCGCCCACGCCCGCTCGGTCTGA
- a CDS encoding alpha-glucuronidase, which produces MSTPAPVADPAVHPAWLPDAAFAPLGSRRIAVEIPARDWSTLSAQVAQTVRAEVAAAVATHGGAVVDASDAPDVALVVIAHNDQDPEAFTVAHGGGVTRVTAADPRGLLYGLFHLVRLGEAAFDGSAIGEDVERHAPATALRMLDHWDNIAVHPVMGQVERGYSGGSIFYRDGVVREDLTRVARYARLLAASGINHVAVNNVNVGPLETRLLGDLLPDVVRIADVFRPYGIQTHVSVSWAAPGRLGGLETSDPFDAGVQQWWADAADRVWAAIPDFGGFVIKADSEGQPGPFVYGRTHADGANMLAAAVAKHGGLIHWRAFVYNHEQNWRDRKTDRAKAAYQHFAPYDGTFAENVVVQIKHGPLDFQVREATSPAIAAMPNTRVAAEFQVTTEYLGHQKHAVYLGRMWSELLSFPYWGEGSATMADIATGRGPGGRAGGFAAVSNVGDDVFWTGHPFSQANLYAWGRLTWDPTADPIAILDEWIGLTFPGLSAAGRQVVHAILDESWETYEMYTAPLGVCFMVYPHSHYGPSPDGYEYTPWGTYHFADRDGIGVDRTVATGSGYTAQYPAPWASVYESLDTVPDELVLFFHHVPYTHVLRSGKTVIQHVYDTHFEGLERVEASIAAWEAAAAEFPADVAGRVTERFAEQLGSTTDWRDIVNTYFLRKSGLPDEQGRRIY; this is translated from the coding sequence GTGAGCACCCCCGCGCCGGTCGCCGACCCCGCCGTCCACCCCGCCTGGCTGCCCGACGCCGCGTTCGCGCCGCTCGGCTCGCGCCGCATCGCCGTCGAGATCCCGGCGCGCGACTGGTCCACCCTCTCCGCGCAGGTCGCCCAGACCGTCCGGGCCGAGGTGGCCGCGGCCGTCGCGACGCACGGCGGCGCCGTCGTCGACGCGTCGGACGCCCCCGACGTCGCCCTCGTCGTCATCGCCCACAACGACCAGGACCCCGAGGCGTTCACGGTCGCGCACGGCGGCGGCGTCACGCGCGTGACGGCGGCGGACCCGCGCGGCCTGCTCTACGGGCTGTTCCACCTGGTGCGCCTGGGCGAGGCCGCCTTCGACGGCTCCGCGATCGGCGAGGACGTCGAGCGGCACGCGCCCGCCACCGCGCTGCGCATGCTCGATCACTGGGACAACATCGCCGTCCACCCGGTCATGGGCCAGGTGGAGCGCGGCTACTCGGGCGGCTCGATCTTCTACCGCGACGGCGTGGTCCGCGAGGACCTCACGCGCGTGGCCCGGTACGCGCGGCTGCTCGCGGCGTCGGGCATCAACCACGTCGCCGTCAACAACGTCAACGTCGGCCCGCTCGAGACGCGCCTGCTGGGCGACCTGCTGCCCGACGTCGTCCGCATCGCCGACGTGTTCCGCCCCTACGGCATCCAGACGCACGTCTCGGTGTCGTGGGCCGCGCCCGGGCGCCTGGGCGGCTTGGAGACGTCGGACCCGTTCGACGCCGGCGTGCAGCAGTGGTGGGCCGACGCCGCCGACCGCGTCTGGGCCGCGATCCCCGACTTCGGCGGGTTCGTCATCAAGGCCGACTCCGAGGGCCAGCCCGGCCCGTTCGTCTACGGCCGCACGCACGCCGACGGCGCGAACATGCTCGCGGCGGCCGTCGCGAAGCACGGCGGCCTGATCCACTGGCGGGCCTTCGTCTACAACCACGAGCAGAACTGGCGCGACCGCAAGACCGACCGCGCCAAGGCCGCGTATCAGCACTTCGCCCCGTACGACGGCACGTTCGCCGAGAACGTGGTCGTGCAGATCAAGCACGGGCCGCTCGACTTCCAGGTGCGCGAGGCGACGTCGCCGGCCATCGCCGCGATGCCGAACACCCGCGTCGCGGCCGAGTTCCAGGTGACCACCGAGTACCTGGGCCACCAGAAGCACGCCGTCTACCTGGGCCGCATGTGGAGCGAGCTGCTGTCGTTCCCCTACTGGGGCGAGGGCTCGGCCACGATGGCGGACATCGCGACGGGCCGCGGCCCGGGAGGTCGCGCGGGCGGCTTCGCCGCCGTCTCCAACGTGGGCGACGACGTCTTCTGGACCGGGCACCCGTTCTCGCAGGCGAACCTCTACGCGTGGGGCCGCCTCACGTGGGACCCGACCGCCGACCCGATCGCGATCCTCGACGAGTGGATCGGCCTGACCTTCCCGGGTCTGTCCGCCGCCGGTCGCCAGGTGGTGCACGCGATCCTCGACGAGTCGTGGGAGACGTACGAGATGTACACGGCCCCGCTCGGCGTGTGCTTCATGGTCTACCCGCACAGCCACTACGGACCCTCACCCGACGGCTACGAGTACACCCCGTGGGGCACGTACCACTTCGCCGACCGCGACGGCATCGGCGTCGACCGCACCGTGGCGACCGGCTCGGGCTACACCGCCCAGTACCCGGCCCCGTGGGCGTCGGTCTACGAGTCGCTCGACACGGTGCCCGACGAGCTCGTGCTCTTCTTCCACCACGTGCCGTACACGCACGTGCTGCGCTCGGGCAAGACCGTGATCCAGCACGTGTACGACACGCACTTCGAGGGCCTGGAGCGCGTCGAGGCCTCGATCGCCGCGTGGGAGGCGGCCGCGGCGGAGTTCCCCGCCGACGTCGCCGGCCGGGTCACGGAGCGGTTCGCCGAGCAGCTCGGCTCGACGACCGACTGGCGCGACATCGTCAACACGTACTTCCTGCGGAAGTCCGGCCTCCCGGACGAGCAGGGCCGCCGGATCTACTGA